Proteins encoded within one genomic window of Sminthopsis crassicaudata isolate SCR6 chromosome X, ASM4859323v1, whole genome shotgun sequence:
- the LOC141549085 gene encoding olfactory receptor 13H1-like codes for MNYQETVNHSKVTEFILVGLSQHPASQIALFWTLLFVYLVTLLGNSTIIVAVWGEPQLHTPMYFFLSNLSFLDLLFSTSTVPLMMMNALWDFPTISYNDCFTQLAFRAFLALTECFLLAIMAYDRFVAISTPLRYSVIMSVRVCRGLASASWTMALLVTVIPVLTVPVSFCGKNAINHFSCEVQAVFKLLCSDTTLLESLMMASATISMPVPLAFILTSYLRILVAVFRIRPTKARLKALSTCGSHLTTVIIYFGTLIYIYLKPQNKESQDQDKIFSIFYAAVTPMLNPLIYTLRNKDMKSALRKVALRTKSWLSIT; via the coding sequence ATGAATTATCAAGAGACTGTCAACCACAGCAAGGTGACTGAGTTCATTCTCGTGGGTCTGTCCCAACATCCTGCATCTCAGATTGCCCTCTTCTGGACGCTCTTATTTGTCTACTTGGTGACACTGCTTGGGAACAGCACCATCATAGTTGCTGTGTGGGGTGAGCCTCAGCTTCATACACCCATGTATTTCTTCCTTAGTAATTTATCCTTTCTGGATCTTCTCTTCTCCACAAGTACAGTTCCCCTCATGATGATGAATGCCTTATGGGATTTCCCTACTATCTCCTATAATGACTGCTTTACCCAGCTTGCTTTCAGAGCATTCTTGGCACTGACTGAGTGCTTCCTCCTTGCCATCATGGCATATGACCGCTTTGTGGCAATCTCAACCCCCCTGCGCTATTCTGTGATCATGAGTGTTCGAGTGTGCCGGGGACTGGCCTCAGCTTCCTGGACAATGGCACTCCTGGTAACTGTTATTCCAGTTTTGACAGTGCCTGTGAGTTTCTGTGGGAAAAATGCCATTAACCACTTCTCCTGTGAAGTCCAAGCCGTTTTCAAATTGCTTTGCTCAGACACTACCTTGCTGGAGAGTCTGATGATGGCTTCAGCCACCATCTCCATGCCAGTGCCTTTGGCTTTCATCTTGACTTCCTACCTGCGCATTCTTGTTGCAGTTTTCAGAATTCGCCCCACAAAGGCTAGGCTCAAAGCTTTGTCCACCTGTGGATCCCACTTGACCACAGTCATCATCTACTTTGGGACACTCATCTATATTTATTTGAAGCCTCAGAATAAAGAATCTCAAGATCAAGACAAAATCTTCTCTATATTTTATGCAGCTGTGACTCCTATGTTAAATCCCCTTATTTATACTTTAAGAAACAAAGACATGAAATCTGCTCTCAGGAAAGTCGCCTTAAGGACAAAATCTTGGTTGTCCATCACATAA